One genomic window of Kosmotoga olearia TBF 19.5.1 includes the following:
- a CDS encoding mannose-1-phosphate guanylyltransferase, giving the protein MILLIIAVIMAGGIGERLWPLSTRKKPKQFHIFGAEKTLIELTVERAQAFADKIYIVTTREQKALFTNYLPNFPQQNILIEPFRRNTAPAIALGCLHASDEDIIVVLPSDHIIRDKETFERTMNSAIKEASKNNILVTIGITPNSPHTGYGYIERGETFNSETGSFTVKKFHEKPSFDVAQRYVKDGRFYWNSGMFVWKKSSFDKALASHLKDINSAMKEIKNDYSKLESVYKGMPNISVDYGIMEKADNVIVIPANFYWNDVGSWDSVYDLEEKDENGNVVKGNFILHNVRNSLLVNTTQRNIGISHVEDMIVVVSNEGTLLCHRGETQYVREITKRLEEKA; this is encoded by the coding sequence GTGATACTTTTGATAATCGCAGTAATAATGGCAGGGGGTATAGGGGAAAGGTTGTGGCCCCTCAGTACCAGAAAAAAGCCAAAGCAATTTCACATTTTTGGAGCAGAAAAAACTCTAATAGAGCTAACAGTGGAAAGGGCACAGGCATTTGCGGATAAAATCTATATAGTTACCACCCGAGAACAAAAAGCATTGTTCACGAATTATCTTCCGAATTTTCCGCAACAAAACATATTGATAGAGCCTTTCAGGCGTAATACTGCTCCTGCAATCGCTCTGGGGTGTTTGCATGCTTCTGATGAAGATATAATAGTAGTTCTACCTTCTGATCATATTATAAGAGATAAAGAAACCTTTGAAAGAACCATGAATTCCGCAATCAAAGAAGCATCAAAAAACAATATCCTTGTCACTATAGGTATTACACCAAATTCACCTCATACAGGTTACGGTTATATTGAAAGAGGTGAGACATTCAATTCAGAAACGGGAAGTTTCACCGTAAAAAAATTCCACGAAAAGCCTTCTTTTGATGTCGCCCAACGTTATGTAAAAGATGGACGTTTTTACTGGAATTCTGGAATGTTTGTATGGAAAAAATCCTCTTTCGATAAAGCTCTTGCTTCGCACTTAAAGGATATCAACTCAGCTATGAAAGAAATCAAAAATGATTATTCGAAACTTGAGAGCGTTTACAAGGGCATGCCCAACATTTCTGTAGATTATGGGATAATGGAAAAAGCAGATAATGTTATTGTAATTCCAGCGAACTTTTATTGGAACGATGTTGGAAGCTGGGATTCCGTTTACGATCTGGAAGAAAAGGATGAAAATGGTAACGTCGTTAAGGGAAATTTTATTCTACACAATGTAAGAAATTCTCTTCTAGTAAATACCACACAGAGGAATATCGGTATTTCTCATGTTGAAGATATGATAGTCGTTGTTTCCAATGAAGGAACTTTACTATGTCATCGCGGAGAAACACAATATGTAAGAGAAATCACAAAAAGATTGGAGGAGAAAGCGTGA
- a CDS encoding ArsR family transcriptional regulator, with amino-acid sequence MSLIEKVVLTDSIVYDFLMSLERLNNNEKFRSAYDKPGIKNKFYPSPELVAWINETLQELPEDIKELMDKYFHWETSFGLCLALNIVRHDIKSVEEFINFIRNMSEKELLQHFICSGFGPIIEKDEKVESFEKLIEELIDDQEKMLMFISKNLLFPVEQKAVVLEFFSDPSKAKQDYLYLLEWYYEHIFKPIEDKVKKSNQNYLRFLEGYLNDYGEEYLKKLVLSQEFAMKAEKIVLGVSYFYGLSSLSSINDDMVMSINGYDRIHKAAEKKDDTLSCVSLLFKSLGNEIRIQILKAAVKEKIDVSDLGRTLKLSNSEISHHIWYLIESDLIKIEKADKRLMVSSDVNTIKASVEKALEKLINTLG; translated from the coding sequence ATGAGTTTAATTGAAAAAGTTGTTCTGACCGATTCAATCGTCTATGACTTTCTGATGAGTCTCGAAAGACTCAACAATAACGAAAAATTTAGAAGTGCATACGACAAACCCGGGATAAAGAACAAATTCTACCCATCTCCGGAACTGGTAGCATGGATAAATGAGACTCTTCAAGAATTACCTGAAGATATCAAAGAATTGATGGACAAATATTTCCATTGGGAAACCTCTTTTGGTCTCTGCCTGGCACTAAACATAGTACGTCACGATATCAAAAGCGTTGAAGAATTCATTAATTTTATTAGAAATATGTCCGAAAAAGAACTTCTACAGCATTTTATTTGCTCAGGCTTTGGTCCGATTATTGAGAAGGATGAAAAGGTTGAATCATTCGAAAAACTCATCGAGGAACTCATCGACGACCAGGAAAAGATGCTCATGTTTATAAGCAAGAATCTGCTTTTCCCTGTGGAACAAAAGGCAGTGGTTCTTGAATTCTTTTCAGACCCTTCAAAAGCCAAGCAGGATTATCTATACTTGCTCGAATGGTATTATGAGCATATATTTAAGCCAATAGAAGATAAAGTAAAAAAATCTAATCAGAACTACCTGAGATTTTTAGAAGGTTACTTGAATGACTATGGGGAAGAATATTTAAAAAAGCTCGTACTATCTCAGGAATTCGCAATGAAGGCAGAAAAAATCGTTCTTGGTGTTTCTTATTTCTATGGTCTTTCATCTTTAAGCTCCATAAATGACGATATGGTGATGAGCATAAACGGCTACGATCGGATACATAAAGCCGCTGAAAAGAAAGATGATACTTTAAGTTGTGTCAGCCTCCTTTTTAAGTCTCTGGGAAACGAAATAAGAATTCAAATATTAAAAGCAGCTGTGAAAGAAAAAATAGATGTATCAGATCTGGGAAGAACCTTGAAATTATCAAACTCAGAGATTTCACATCACATCTGGTATTTAATAGAAAGTGACCTAATAAAAATAGAAAAGGCTGATAAAAGACTCATGGTTTCCTCCGACGTTAATACAATTAAAGCCTCAGTTGAAAAAGCTCTAGAAAAGTTAATAAACACGTTGGGCTAA
- the pepV gene encoding dipeptidase PepV, with translation MNTKIDKMVLELRDKIVESVSELIKIPSVEGTPKPDAPFGEGVKKALDYALKLSESLGFNVKNVDNYAGHAEFGNSGKLFGVLGHLDVVPEGDSWSVDPYSGVIKYGYIWGRGAIDDKGPTIAALYALKAVKDSGIPVKNRIRVIFGTDEESGWKGIDYYLKKEEIPEMSVTPDASFPIIHAEKGIVNYHFLGETGEWKGNLRIEEIDGGNASNMVPASAYVVLNGELDEAEKLLKEFKPKNDTKINWKKEGTKLRINFEGVSAHGAEPQNGVNAIAPMLDLLSKLNLNNESFERFIKLLNEKIGYEIDGNSLGISGMDGITGPLTVNLGTLKANGDALEAVINIRYPVFFNEERIFSQVKEAMKGLTVERKHHHDPLYMSPDSDLVRLLKEVYEEVTGEEAKLLTTGGGTYARAVPNAVAFGALFPGREFTGHKPDERVLIDDLIMLARIYAQLFYRVLTEW, from the coding sequence GTGAATACAAAAATTGACAAAATGGTTCTTGAATTGCGCGACAAAATAGTTGAATCCGTTTCAGAACTTATTAAAATACCCTCCGTTGAAGGAACGCCAAAACCCGATGCTCCATTTGGTGAAGGTGTTAAAAAAGCATTGGATTATGCCCTTAAATTGAGTGAATCTCTGGGGTTCAACGTTAAAAACGTAGATAATTACGCAGGGCACGCCGAATTCGGTAACTCAGGAAAACTGTTTGGAGTTTTAGGTCACCTTGATGTTGTTCCGGAAGGTGACAGTTGGAGCGTCGATCCTTACAGTGGGGTTATAAAATATGGTTATATATGGGGTAGAGGAGCAATTGATGATAAAGGACCAACGATAGCCGCTCTTTACGCACTTAAGGCTGTAAAAGATTCTGGAATTCCAGTCAAAAACAGAATTAGAGTTATATTCGGTACAGATGAAGAGTCAGGCTGGAAGGGTATTGATTATTACCTCAAAAAAGAAGAAATTCCTGAAATGTCCGTTACCCCCGATGCTTCGTTCCCTATCATTCACGCGGAGAAGGGAATAGTAAACTATCATTTTCTTGGGGAAACAGGAGAATGGAAGGGAAACTTGCGAATAGAAGAAATTGATGGTGGCAACGCTTCGAATATGGTTCCAGCATCCGCTTATGTTGTGCTCAACGGAGAACTCGATGAGGCAGAAAAGCTTCTCAAAGAATTCAAACCAAAGAATGATACTAAGATAAACTGGAAAAAGGAAGGAACCAAACTGAGAATTAACTTCGAAGGCGTTTCAGCACACGGTGCAGAACCTCAAAATGGTGTCAACGCGATAGCTCCAATGCTCGACCTTCTTTCAAAGCTAAATTTAAACAACGAGTCATTTGAAAGGTTTATTAAACTTCTGAACGAAAAAATCGGCTATGAAATCGATGGTAATTCCCTCGGGATTTCCGGGATGGATGGAATCACAGGACCCCTTACGGTAAATCTAGGAACACTCAAGGCAAACGGAGACGCGTTAGAAGCGGTTATAAACATAAGATATCCAGTCTTCTTCAACGAAGAACGGATTTTCTCGCAGGTAAAAGAAGCAATGAAGGGCTTAACAGTGGAAAGGAAACATCATCATGATCCACTCTATATGTCACCAGACAGCGATCTTGTGAGACTTCTTAAAGAAGTCTATGAAGAGGTTACAGGGGAAGAAGCAAAGCTTCTCACAACCGGTGGCGGGACCTACGCCAGAGCTGTTCCCAATGCTGTAGCCTTTGGAGCACTTTTCCCGGGTAGGGAGTTCACCGGTCACAAACCCGATGAGAGAGTCCTCATCGATGATCTGATAATGCTGGCAAGAATATATGCTCAACTGTTCTATCGTGTTCTAACAGAGTGGTAA
- the istA gene encoding IS21-like element ISKol1 family transposase, giving the protein MKNVYEVKEIQRLYQEYGSIREVTRLTGISRNTVRKYLRRIEAVKLGSAKEVIVRKPVPFKRRTIEPRTVARIEELLDSNKDKPKNLQFTAKKIWQMVVKEGHKISYTSVKRIVRKWKEEHGQRDVYIIQKPDGKRAEFDWGEVELVIAGEKGKYPAAFMVLNRSLYRFSRVFERETAQEVIQAHIDFFEEIGGVPQEIFYDNMKVVKDRKNLNKNFVKFATFFGFTPRLCNPYSPQEKGTDEESVGFVRNWVFSERNEFDSLEEANEYLKEKLAELNASPVYGRELVPVKALNEEKLNALPTASYNNYRLEERIISRYSLIMLDGNYYSVPEDCPGKRVQLKIYPDRIEILKEGKVVAVHKRLRGKGKYAIQIAHYLNTLRKKPGALAGSRAFQALNDTLKVVFGKYYTTKPREFVQLLELLNDYDEKTFCEKIEELFENGIIPTADIMRNLLQQKPIQYETFDYPLKIQIDHGDPSEFDRLVGVHRG; this is encoded by the coding sequence GTGAAAAACGTGTACGAGGTCAAAGAGATTCAACGGCTCTATCAGGAATATGGTTCTATTCGTGAGGTAACAAGACTCACCGGGATATCCCGGAACACTGTTAGGAAGTATTTACGCAGAATCGAAGCAGTGAAATTAGGAAGCGCAAAGGAAGTGATTGTTAGGAAGCCCGTTCCTTTTAAGCGTCGGACGATTGAGCCAAGGACAGTAGCGAGGATTGAAGAACTCCTGGATTCCAACAAGGACAAACCCAAGAATTTGCAATTCACCGCGAAGAAAATCTGGCAAATGGTGGTTAAGGAAGGACACAAGATAAGTTATACCTCGGTGAAAAGGATTGTTCGCAAATGGAAGGAAGAACACGGTCAAAGGGATGTCTACATCATTCAGAAGCCGGATGGTAAACGAGCTGAATTTGATTGGGGAGAGGTGGAACTGGTCATTGCCGGTGAAAAAGGGAAATACCCTGCTGCATTCATGGTACTGAATCGTTCGCTGTATCGTTTTTCCAGGGTCTTTGAAAGAGAAACTGCCCAGGAGGTAATCCAGGCACACATAGACTTTTTCGAGGAGATTGGTGGTGTACCACAGGAGATATTCTACGACAACATGAAGGTGGTGAAAGACAGGAAGAACCTGAACAAGAACTTCGTCAAATTTGCCACCTTCTTTGGATTCACTCCCAGGTTGTGTAATCCTTATTCACCCCAGGAAAAGGGGACAGATGAGGAAAGTGTTGGTTTCGTTAGAAATTGGGTATTCAGTGAAAGGAATGAATTCGATTCCCTGGAAGAAGCGAATGAATATTTAAAAGAAAAACTGGCAGAACTAAATGCTTCTCCTGTATATGGAAGAGAGTTAGTTCCGGTAAAAGCTCTCAATGAAGAAAAACTAAATGCATTACCTACCGCCAGCTACAACAACTATCGTCTTGAAGAAAGGATCATATCCAGATATTCGTTAATAATGCTGGACGGTAATTACTATTCTGTTCCTGAGGATTGCCCCGGGAAGAGAGTGCAGCTGAAGATATATCCAGACCGTATAGAAATATTGAAAGAAGGCAAAGTCGTTGCGGTTCACAAACGCTTAAGAGGTAAAGGTAAATACGCCATACAGATAGCTCACTACCTGAACACCCTAAGAAAAAAGCCTGGAGCCCTTGCAGGATCAAGAGCCTTCCAGGCATTAAACGACACACTAAAAGTCGTGTTCGGCAAATATTATACCACTAAGCCAAGGGAATTCGTACAATTACTGGAATTATTGAACGATTATGACGAAAAAACCTTCTGCGAAAAAATAGAAGAGCTCTTTGAAAACGGGATTATCCCAACAGCAGACATAATGAGAAACCTATTACAACAAAAGCCCATACAATATGAAACCTTTGACTATCCTTTGAAGATACAGATAGACCACGGTGATCCTTCTGAGTTCGACAGATTGGTAGGTGTTCACCGTGGATGA
- a CDS encoding diguanylate cyclase codes for MRYLFPLFIMVAVSVLITTIFIIQGFTFNFQLEIVPLIAFYVFTDLFRIKKSKIKLVTNFAGAVPIVVFGAPYFLPFIAFFSSFFKKHSEGPDLIKRKLYGALHYFVMYGVAVYFSDNVRNPYIALLVFAIVAKALNFIMGDLLYAYIRKKQVFDSELLKVSGIEFIYFVFLAIYGGLMWRLYELGLAFETILVFLLYPVIVGIVWVYVQFSNISKERKKSIERIESIRERLKKILEMISIVRSNPDFEEALNTMAQIVNDALGYKYCIINLLDRRNNKIIRVAQSGLTKEEFDKLKSNPPPIDYIMQVLDDQFKVSRSYFIPEGAKEIDTTYAYVGDYDELLKSEAEWKPGDVLIVPIMRNEEMVGYISVDAPKDGKRPQFEDIEMLEIIADQILRVIEDSTRFREILMASKTDLATGLYTHTEFYSVLEKLIKSKEKRFSIIMIDLDNFKEINDTYGHVVGDQVIEKIARVIRKNLRKKDIGARYGGDEFAVIAMDASKADAMNIAKRISKEIREISVGQIKMRVTCSMGIASYPFDGESASDLVEKADRALYAAKKAGKNKIYAI; via the coding sequence ATGAGATATTTGTTTCCCCTTTTTATAATGGTGGCGGTTTCAGTTCTTATAACGACAATTTTTATCATACAAGGGTTCACTTTTAACTTCCAGCTGGAGATAGTCCCTTTGATTGCTTTTTATGTATTTACTGATCTATTTAGGATAAAAAAATCAAAGATAAAACTTGTCACCAATTTTGCTGGTGCAGTTCCTATTGTAGTTTTTGGGGCACCGTATTTTCTTCCTTTTATTGCATTTTTCTCCAGTTTCTTTAAAAAACACTCTGAAGGGCCTGACTTGATAAAAAGAAAGCTGTACGGGGCCCTTCACTATTTCGTTATGTACGGAGTTGCCGTATATTTTTCGGATAACGTAAGAAACCCCTACATAGCTCTGCTGGTGTTTGCAATAGTGGCAAAAGCACTGAACTTTATTATGGGAGATCTGTTGTACGCGTATATTAGAAAAAAACAGGTATTTGATTCGGAGCTGTTGAAAGTTAGTGGTATAGAATTTATTTATTTTGTATTTCTCGCGATTTATGGTGGCCTTATGTGGCGGCTTTATGAACTTGGCCTTGCTTTTGAAACCATTTTAGTTTTCCTTCTTTATCCTGTCATTGTGGGAATCGTTTGGGTATATGTTCAGTTTTCAAACATCTCTAAAGAACGAAAGAAAAGTATAGAAAGAATAGAGAGTATAAGGGAAAGGCTTAAAAAGATTTTAGAAATGATTTCAATAGTTCGATCAAATCCGGACTTTGAAGAGGCGTTAAATACAATGGCGCAAATAGTAAATGACGCGTTAGGTTACAAATACTGTATTATAAATCTTCTGGATAGAAGGAATAATAAGATAATTCGTGTTGCACAATCAGGATTAACAAAAGAAGAGTTCGATAAGCTGAAGTCAAATCCTCCACCGATTGACTATATAATGCAGGTTTTAGATGACCAGTTCAAAGTAAGTAGATCGTATTTTATACCTGAAGGTGCTAAAGAGATTGATACCACATATGCTTATGTCGGCGATTACGATGAACTTTTGAAATCCGAAGCAGAATGGAAGCCGGGCGATGTATTGATTGTTCCCATAATGAGAAACGAAGAAATGGTTGGTTATATATCTGTCGACGCGCCCAAAGATGGAAAAAGGCCTCAGTTTGAAGATATTGAAATGCTCGAAATCATCGCGGATCAAATATTGAGAGTAATAGAGGATTCAACCAGGTTCAGAGAAATTCTTATGGCTAGTAAGACCGATCTTGCAACAGGGCTGTACACCCATACAGAATTTTATTCAGTCTTAGAAAAACTAATAAAATCGAAAGAAAAACGTTTCTCAATCATTATGATAGACCTTGACAACTTCAAGGAAATAAATGATACCTATGGGCATGTTGTTGGAGATCAGGTGATAGAAAAGATAGCTCGGGTTATAAGGAAGAACCTTAGAAAGAAAGATATTGGTGCAAGATACGGTGGAGATGAATTCGCTGTAATCGCTATGGATGCTTCAAAAGCAGACGCTATGAATATTGCTAAAAGGATCAGTAAGGAGATAAGAGAAATATCTGTAGGACAGATAAAAATGAGAGTAACATGTAGTATGGGGATTGCCTCATATCCTTTCGACGGTGAAAGTGCTTCTGATCTGGTTGAAAAAGCTGATAGGGCTTTGTACGCTGCGAAAAAAGCCGGGAAAAATAAAATTTATGCTATCTAA
- the istB gene encoding IS21-like element ISKol1 family helper ATPase IstB, with product MRLCKRLKTPGIFNSYERITRQAQQEGMSYIEFLLEILESEVQSRESRNIVKKIKRAGFPTPKRFEELNEAALPEDARKHLKELKSLKFLSENRNLILLGNSGTGKTHLATAIGIKACEEGYNVLFKTAAGLINELKEAKDEKQLVRYAKQFKKLDLVIIDELGYISFDIEGAELLFQYLAMRYETKSTLITTNLVFSEWIKIFHDKALTMALLDRITHNALILNMSGRSYRRRDILEDT from the coding sequence ATGAGATTGTGCAAAAGGCTGAAAACACCGGGAATATTCAACAGTTACGAGAGAATCACTAGACAAGCTCAACAAGAAGGCATGAGTTACATTGAATTCCTTCTGGAGATACTGGAATCGGAAGTACAATCCAGAGAAAGCAGAAACATAGTGAAAAAAATAAAACGGGCTGGATTTCCAACACCCAAAAGATTTGAAGAACTCAACGAAGCAGCCCTTCCAGAAGACGCCAGGAAACATCTTAAAGAACTGAAATCGTTGAAATTTTTAAGCGAGAATAGAAACCTAATACTGCTGGGTAACTCCGGTACAGGAAAAACACATCTGGCAACGGCAATAGGAATAAAAGCCTGTGAAGAAGGATATAACGTTCTATTCAAAACAGCGGCAGGCCTGATTAACGAACTGAAAGAAGCAAAAGACGAAAAACAACTTGTGAGATACGCAAAACAATTCAAAAAGCTCGATCTGGTGATAATAGACGAATTGGGATACATTTCCTTTGACATTGAAGGTGCAGAGCTGCTCTTCCAATACCTGGCAATGAGATACGAGACAAAGAGCACGTTAATTACAACGAATCTCGTGTTCTCAGAATGGATAAAGATTTTCCATGATAAAGCCCTAACCATGGCATTGTTAGACAGAATTACACACAACGCTTTGATCCTCAATATGTCTGGAAGAAGTTACAGAAGAAGGGATATTTTAGAAGATACCTGA
- a CDS encoding HD-GYP domain-containing protein gives MEKSIGDLKKYSKRAVAAVWINYIVWTVIAIVLISSIYTKSVRDRATMAKENFESILQMISVNPELPGVFIEPVEDGTVRGIELERLIGDQNFSIGEGILCEETSFKFLKKENDKGYLVEVPIKFIEKFFNVPKIIWYIADENGKILYSSTPLVLSESSKDVLKGSDHFYQFTTFNILGSDYVLGIGEQWINSLMFLLVSLGIIIFISYLPLALTISKIAAETNEIQNDQKELSKVLENRDRKVIVHYKEHIKLLTAIKSCSSERKKLLNELGKLREGLEKCKKKIELEREIARAHFKKLLTALGQEIEERSHSVTPDIKTMVEVALLTAQELGVQDEEELEAIEFGVILHDIGMIEIPESILHKPGILTENERAIVEKHPLIGARLVSQLSLSPLLEDIIKHHHERYNGQGYPDGLSGDHISTRAKVVNLVDTYFAIISKRFHRAQYPKKEALRIIESEKGKSFDPKVVEVFKRVISKSIES, from the coding sequence ATGGAGAAAAGCATTGGTGATTTGAAGAAGTATTCAAAACGCGCAGTTGCTGCTGTTTGGATCAATTATATTGTGTGGACGGTTATCGCGATTGTTTTAATTTCTTCTATATACACAAAAAGTGTCCGAGATAGAGCTACCATGGCAAAAGAAAACTTCGAGTCAATTCTGCAAATGATCTCTGTAAATCCTGAGCTTCCGGGTGTTTTTATCGAACCGGTTGAAGATGGAACAGTGAGGGGAATCGAATTAGAACGCCTGATAGGGGATCAAAACTTTTCAATAGGAGAAGGCATTCTATGTGAGGAAACCAGCTTCAAGTTTCTGAAAAAAGAGAACGATAAGGGATATTTGGTCGAGGTACCCATAAAATTCATAGAGAAATTTTTCAATGTTCCAAAAATTATTTGGTACATAGCGGACGAAAATGGAAAAATACTATATTCTTCAACGCCATTGGTGTTGAGTGAATCTAGCAAAGATGTTTTGAAGGGGTCAGATCATTTTTATCAGTTCACAACATTCAATATTTTGGGTTCGGATTATGTTCTAGGAATCGGAGAACAATGGATAAATTCCCTTATGTTCCTTCTTGTTTCATTAGGTATTATAATTTTCATATCATACCTTCCTTTAGCTCTTACAATTAGTAAAATCGCTGCAGAAACAAATGAAATCCAAAATGACCAAAAAGAGCTTTCCAAAGTACTCGAAAATCGAGACAGAAAGGTAATCGTACATTATAAGGAACACATAAAATTACTTACAGCAATCAAGTCCTGTTCTTCCGAACGGAAAAAGCTACTCAACGAGCTAGGTAAGTTAAGAGAGGGACTGGAAAAGTGTAAGAAAAAAATCGAATTGGAACGCGAAATTGCTAGAGCACATTTCAAAAAGCTCCTTACGGCACTCGGACAAGAGATCGAAGAACGTTCTCACAGCGTGACACCTGATATTAAAACGATGGTGGAAGTAGCACTTTTGACAGCTCAGGAATTAGGGGTACAAGATGAAGAAGAGCTTGAAGCTATAGAGTTTGGCGTTATTCTCCATGATATCGGGATGATAGAAATTCCTGAAAGCATTCTCCACAAACCGGGGATCCTAACGGAAAATGAAAGGGCAATTGTTGAAAAACATCCGTTAATCGGAGCAAGATTAGTTTCTCAACTCTCGCTATCACCACTTCTGGAAGATATCATAAAGCACCATCATGAACGCTACAATGGCCAGGGATACCCGGATGGTCTATCCGGTGATCATATATCAACAAGAGCCAAGGTTGTCAATCTGGTTGATACATATTTCGCCATTATCTCAAAAAGATTCCACAGAGCACAATACCCCAAAAAAGAAGCATTGAGGATCATTGAAAGTGAGAAAGGAAAATCTTTTGATCCAAAAGTTGTTGAAGTTTTTAAGCGAGTGATATCAAAATCAATAGAATCTTAG